The following are encoded in a window of Rosa chinensis cultivar Old Blush chromosome 4, RchiOBHm-V2, whole genome shotgun sequence genomic DNA:
- the LOC121052884 gene encoding uncharacterized protein LOC121052884, translating into MRLLCYAWAVKDRKGYTQQQLDEVRIESAARLGNANIPAARSLDLDSRVPLATRGRGRRGVPVGSVTELEPEAEAGMEERSGCPTGGTEIDSSMGTTTAATPASKVAILSGSKRKNKSMVWDHFTKLLNPDGTKMLRPKAKCNYCPQTYMVHSKSNSISSMRNRMLYQCKKNPLYLPAKKQKNLMFESGES; encoded by the exons ATGCGGCTATTATGTTATGCG TGGGCGGTAAAGGATCGGAAAGGGTATACCCAACAACAACTTGATGAGGTCCGCATTGAA TCTGCTGCACGACTTGGAAATGCAAATATCCCAGCTGCACGGAGCTTGGATTTGGACAGCAGGGTGCCTCTTGCTACAAGGGGCAGAGGCCGGCGAGGAGTCCCTGTTGGCTCTGTAACAGAGCTAGAgccagaagcagaagcaggg ATGGAAGAACGTTCTGGATGTCCAACTGGTGGGACCGAGATAGATTCTAGCATGGGAACTACTACTGCTGCAACCCCTGCATCCA AGGTTGCAATTCTGTCTGGTTCGAAGAGAAAGAACAAGAGTATGGTATGGGATCACTTCACGAAGCTGCTGAACCCTGATGGTACAAAGATGTTGAGGCCAAAGGCGAAATGCAACTACTGCCCGCAGACTTACATGGTGCACTCCAAGTCCAACAGCATAAGCTCAATGAGAAACCGCATGCTTTATCAGTGTAAGAAAAACCCACTTTACCTTCCAGCCAAAAAGCAGAAAAACTTAATGTTTGAGTCTGGGGAAAGCTAA